In Littorina saxatilis isolate snail1 linkage group LG8, US_GU_Lsax_2.0, whole genome shotgun sequence, a single genomic region encodes these proteins:
- the LOC138973274 gene encoding uncharacterized protein, which yields MADSAAKKDAESASTSGGQNINNEMVETVRDLMGSIMSPFLDKLKSLESKYDDLFCNNGDDENQSENSDLGDQSFSVSCGATGVSIGDCSSGATVEKVKKNEAIVDPGRGSVAEVSTESEFDFCVKASAQSADQLDDIFAAMEADLEVEEKIGGVVDEKLANITKSRFTVKLPDQKLKDKMESILIPANCVEIKAPILNEEVIGKANLDRGARQNDTRLLNVQKLISKSTAALVTATSKLHTFTKEGCTDNSSSTVTVESTKFRAELNGMLSACGDVICLLGTAQQELSIRRKYQLARVLPKDMAAICTNENLPSRDMLFGGDIEKAIKGAKENYKMKTPHTSSYNNRFQPYQRKGHGGRPFLGQGNTYGNQRGQSFSPRARGRGQNRGFGKFRGKQ from the coding sequence ATGGCGGATTCCGCAGCAAAAAAGGATGCGGAGTCTGCTAGTACAAGTGGTGGACAAAACATTAACAATGAAATGGTGGAAACTGTGCGTGATTTGATGGGGTCGATCATGAGTCCATTTTTGGATAAACTGAAATCTCTGGAATCGAAATATGACGATCTCTTTTGTAACAATGGTGATGATGAAAATCAATCTGAAAACAGTGATCTTGGCGATCAGTCTTTCTCCGTTTCATGCGGTGCTACCGGTGTTTCTATCGGAGATTGTTCCAGCGGTGCTACCGTGGAAAAAGTGAAGAAAAATGAAGCAATTGTTGACCCCGGCAGAGGTTCTGTGGCAGAGGTTTCAACAGAATCAGAATTTGACTTTTGTGTCAAAGCATCAGCTCAGTCAGCGGATCAGCTTGATGATATTTTTGCTGCGATGGAGGCAGACTTGGAAGTTGAAGAGAAAATAGGTGGTGTAGTGGATGAGAAGCTCGCAAACATCACTAAAAGCAGATTCACTGTCAAATTACCAGACCAAAAGCTCAAGGACAAGATGGAAAGTATCCTTATTCCggcaaactgtgtggaaataaAGGCTCCTATCCTTAATGAGGAGGTGATAGGGAAAGCAAACCTCGACAGAGGTGCAAGACAAAATGACACGCGACTGCTCAATGTACAGAAGCTGATTTCTAAATCAACCGCAGCACTTGTTACGGCAACAAGCAAACTTCACACCTTCACAAAAGAGGGGTGCACTGACAACAGCAGTAGTACCGTGACAGTAGAGAGTACGAAGTTCAGGGCAGAACTGAATGGGATGTTGTCCGCGTGTGGTGATGTTATCTGTCTGTTGGGAACAGCGCAGCAAGAGCTCAGCATCCGCCGTAAATACCAATTAGCTCGCGTTCTGCCAAAGGACATGGCAGCTATTTGCACAAACGAAAATCTCCCGAGTCGGGACATGCTTTTTGGCGGGGATATCGAGAAAGCGATCAAAGGTGCTAAGGAGAATTACAAGATGAAAACTCCGCACACTTCAAGCTACAACAATCGTTTCCAACCATACCAGCGCAAGGGGCACGGTGGTAGGCCTTTTTTAGGTCAAGGGAACACATACGGAAATCAACGAGGGCAGTCTTTCAGTCCCAGAGCTCGGGGGAGAGGTCAGAATCGGGGATTCGGAAAATTCAGAGGAAAACAGTAG
- the LOC138972253 gene encoding G-protein coupled receptor GRL101-like, which yields MVLRCYAPFDELSSCSDLLAQDFFRAFLWVLSCQAIVGNIGVLVYRLVFATHNSASAFVVLVKNLCLSDLLMGIYMMVIGVADVQFRGEYVAQENGWKSSVTCTVAGFLSFVSSEVSAFVVCLITLDRVLVICFPFHSHLHLSHFVTVILCCGAWVLGCVLAAVPLLAGLEFYGQNGICVPLPITRQQFSGQRYAFAVFIVLNFVLFLAIGVGQVVIYSAVRNSSKAAGNQMRERDMALARRLLVVVLTDFCCWFPIGLLGLLAARGSPVPGVVNVWAAIFVLPLNSALNPFLYTLNSVLRKRRARRMEKRTKKTLGRLRTEIATWQPASVHELVRICVSSRVVDRETLQTVLGVKDAAIVEGQHGEDVDQGRGENDSSIDNGNHTTLVTHDATL from the coding sequence ATGGTGTTGAGATGCTACGCTCCTTTCGATGAGCTCTCTTCCTGCAGTGACCTTTTGGCTCAGGATTTCTTCAGGGCATTTCTCTGGGTGCTCTCTTGCCAGGCCATTGTCGGTAACATCGGGGTCTTGGTCTACAGGCTGGTCTTCGCCACGCACAACTCGGCATCCGCGTTCGTAGTCCTGGTAAAGAACCTGTGCCTCTCTGATCTCCTGATGGGAATCTATATGATGGTGATCGGCGTGGCTGACGTTCAGTTCAGAGGGGAATACGTAGCTCAGGAGAACGGCTGGAAGAGCAGTGTGACATGTACGGTGGCCGGGTTTCTGTCGTTCGTGTCCAGCGAGGTGTCGGCCTTCGTGGTGTGTCTGATCACGCTGGACCGCGTGCTGGTCATCTGCTTCCCCTTCCACTCTCACCTGCACCTCAGTCATTTTGTCACCGTCATCTTGTGCTGCGGTGCATGGGTCCTGGGCTGTGTGCTGGCTGCAGTGCCTCTCCTGGCGGGGTTAGAGTTCTACGGACAGAACGGTATCTGTGTGCCTCTGCCTATCACTAGGCAGCAGTTCTCAGGGCAGAGGTACGCCTTCGCTGTCTTCATCGTCCTCAACTTTGTCCTCTTCCTCGCCATCGGCGTGGGGCAGGTCGTCATCTACAGCGCAGTGCGTAACTCCAGCAAGGCAGCGGGAAATCAGATGCGGGAACGAGACATGGCTCTAGCGCGGCGCCTTCTGGTCGTGGTGCTGACCGACTTCTGCTGCTGGTTCCCCATCGGTCTGCTGGGGTTGCTGGCTGCCCGGGGCTCTCCCGTCCCTGGCGTGGTCAACGTGTGGGCCGCCATCTTCGTGCTGCCGCTCAACTCGGCGCTCAACCCGTTCCTCTACACGCTGAACAGTGTCCTGCGGAAGCGGAGGGCGCGGAGGATGGAGAAGAGAACGAAGAAGACGCTAGGCAGGCTGAGGACGGAGATCGCCACATGGCAGCCGGCCAGCGTGCACGAGCTGGTCAGGATATGCGTCAGCTCCAGAGTGGTAGACAGGGAGACGCTGCAGACAGTGCTGGGGGTCAAGGACGCTGCGATAGTTGAAGGTCAGCATGGAGAGGACGTCGACCAGGGCAGGGGTGAGAATGACAGCAGTATTGACAATGGCAACCACACCACCTTAGTCACCCATGATGCTACTCTTTGA